In Haliotis asinina isolate JCU_RB_2024 chromosome 15, JCU_Hal_asi_v2, whole genome shotgun sequence, one DNA window encodes the following:
- the LOC137264981 gene encoding chondroitin proteoglycan 1-like gives MDVVEVDATGYVVEVDATGYVVEVDATGDVEVDATGDAVEVDATKNGLDATGYVVEVDATGYVVQVDSTGYVVEVDTTGYVVEEDATGFVVEVDATEYVVEVDATGYVVEVDATGYVVEVDATGYVVEVDVTGYVVEVDATGYVVEVDATGYVVEVDATEYVVEWMLLKMDVVEVDATGYVVEVDATGYVVEEDATWDVVEVDATGDVVEVDATKNGCF, from the exons atggatgttgttgaagtggatgccactgggtatgttgttgaagtggatgccactgggtatgttgttgaagtggatgctACTGGGGATGTTGAAGTGGATGCTACTGGGGATGCTGTTGAAGTGGATGCTACTAAAAATggat tggatgccactgggtatgttgttgaagtggatgccACTGGGTATGTTGTTCAAGTGGATTCCACTgggtatgttgttgaagtggataCCACTGGGTATGTTGTTGAAGAGGATGCCACTGGGTttgttgttgaagtggatgccactgagtatgttgttgaagtggatgctactgggtatgttgttgaagtggatgccactgggtatgttgttgaagtggatgccactgggtatgttgttgaagtggatgtCACTGGATATGTTGTTGAAGTTGACGCCACTgggtatgttgttgaagtggatgctactgggtatgttgttgaagtggatgccactgagtatgttgttgaa TGGATGCTACTAAAAATggatgttgttgaagtggatgccACTGGGTATGTTGTTGAAGTTGATGCCACTGGGTATGTTGTTGAAGAGGATGCCACTTGggatgttgttgaagtggatgctactggggatgttgttgaagtggatgctACTAAAAATGGATGTTTTTGA
- the LOC137264983 gene encoding chondroitin proteoglycan 1-like — protein sequence MDVVEVDATGDVVELDATGDVVEVDAIGYVVEVDATGDVVEVDATEDVVEVDATGDVVEVDATGYVVEVDATGDVVEVDATGDVVDVGATGYVVEVDATGDVVEVDATGYVVEVDATGYVVEVDATGYVVEVDATGYVVEEDATGFVVEVDATEYVVEVDATGYVVEVDATGYVVEVDVTGYVVEVDATGDVVEVDATGDVVDVGATGYVFEVDATGDVVEVDATGYVVEVDATGYVVEVDSTGYVVEVDTTGYVVEEDATGFVVEVDATEYVVEVDATGYVVEVDATGYVVEVDATGYVVEVDVTGYVVEVDATGYVVEVDATGYVVEWMLLKMDVVEVDATGYVVEVDATGYVVEEDATWDVVEVDATGDVVEVDATKNGCF from the exons ATggatgttgttgaagtggatgccACTGGGGATGTTGTTGAATTGGATGCTACTGGggatgttgttgaagtggatgctattgggtatgttgttgaagtggacGCCACTGGggatgttgttgaagtggatgctactgaggatgttgttgaagtggatgctACTGGGGATGTTGTTGAAGTAGATGCCACTgggtatgttgttgaagtggatgctactggggatgttgttgaagtggaCGCCACTGGGGATGTAGTTGACGTGGGTGCTACTgggtatgttgttgaagtggatgccactggggatgttgttgaagtggatgctactgggtatgttgttgaagtggatgccactgggtatgttgttgaagtggatgccactgggtatgttgttgaagtggatgccACTGGGTATGTTGTTGAAGAGGATGCCACTGGGTttgttgttgaagtggatgccactgagtatgttgttgaagtggatgctactgggtatgttgttgaagtggatgctactgggtatgttgttgaagtggatgtCACTGgatatgttgttgaagtggatgccactggggatgttgttgaagtggaCGCCACTGGGGATGTAGTTGACGTGGGTGCTACTGGGTATGTTTTTGAAGTGGATGCCACTGGggatgttgttgaagtggatgctACTGGGTATGTAGTTGAAGTGGATGCCACTgggtatgttgttgaagtggattccactgggtatgttgttgaagtggataCCACTGGGTATGTTGTTGAAGAGGATGCCACTGGGTttgttgttgaagtggatgccactgagtatgttgttgaagtggatgctactgggtatgttgttgaagtggatgccactgggtatgttgttgaagtggatgccactgggtatgttgttgaagtggatgtCACTGgatatgttgttgaagtggacgccactgggtatgttgttgaagtggatgccactgggtatgttgttgaa TGGATGCTACTAAAAATggatgttgttgaagtggatgccACTGGGTATGTTGTTGAAGTTGATGCCACTGGGTATGTTGTTGAAGAGGATGCCACTTGggatgttgttgaagtggatgctactggggatgttgttgaagtggatgctACTAAAAATGGATGTTTTTGA
- the LOC137264984 gene encoding rac guanine nucleotide exchange factor JJ-like: MTPSSTATSSSTINYMIQESISRCYTRHPAASSTNTSSCTNYHNYVIQHHLSQSRHPSPSTTATSSSNLYNNDVIQYHLPQLRHPATSTTTTLSSTIYHNYVMQQPLQQRGYPVPSTTTTSCSNLYNNDVIQNLYNNNVIQYHLPQQRHKATSTTTTLSSTIYHNYGIKQPLQQQRYPVPSTTTTSCSNLYNNDVIQYHLPQLRHKATSTTTTLSSTIYHCYVIQKPLQQQRYPVPSTTTTSCSNLYNSDVIQYHLPKLRHAATSTTTTLSSTIYHNYVMQQPLQQRRYPVPSTTTTSSSNLYNNDVIQYHLPQLRHAATSTTTTLSSTIYHNYVIQHFLSLLRDSAASHSYTRQPAASTTTTSSSTNYQKYVIQQYLRQLHHPAASKTRYIRHPAASTTTIPSNTIYYNYVT; this comes from the exons ATGACGCCATCTAGTACGGCTACGTCATCCAGCACCATCAACTACATGATCCAGGA GAGCATCTCCCGTTGCTACACTCGTCACCCAGCAGCATCTAGCACAAATACATCATCCTGCACCAACTACCACAACTACGTCATCCAGCACCATCTGTCACAATCACGTCATCCTTCACCATCTACCACTGCTACATCATCCAGCAACCTCTACAACAACGACGTTATCCAGTACCATCTACCACAACTACGTCATCCAGCAACTTCTACAACAACGACGTTATCCAGTACCATCTACCACAACTACGTCATGCAGCAACCTCTACAACAACGAGGTTATCCAGTACCATCTACCACAACTACGTCATGCAGCAACCTCTACAACAACGACGTTATCCA AAACCTCTACAACAACAACGTTATCCAGTACCATCTACCACAACAACGGCATAAAGCAACCTCTACAACAACGACGTTATCCAGTACCATCTACCACAACTACGGCATAAAGCAACCTCTACAACAACAACGTTATCCAGTACCATCTACCACAACTACGTCATGCAGCAACCTCTACAACAACGACGTTATCCAGTACCATCTACCACAACTACGGCATAAAGCAACCTCTACAACAACAACGTTATCCAGTACCATCTACCATTGCTACGTGATCCAGAAACCTCTACAACAACAACGTTATCCAGTACCATCTACCACAACTACGTCATGCAGCAACCTCTACAACAGCGACGTTATCCAGTACCATCTACCAAAACTACGTCATGCAGCAACCTCTACAACAACGACGTTATCCAGTACCATCTACCACAACTATGTCATGCAGCAACCTCTACAACAACGACGTTATCCAGTACCATCTACCACAACTACGTCATCCAGCAACCTCTACAACAACGACGTTATCCAGTACCATCTACCACAACTACGTCATGCAGCAACCTCTACAACAACGACGTTATCCAGTACCATCTACCACAACTACGTCATCCAGCACTTTCTATCACTTCTACGTGATTCAGCAGCATCTCACAGCTACACCCGCCAACCAGCAGCATCTACTACGACGACGTCATCCAGCACCAACTACCAGAAATACGTCATCCAGCAGTACCTACGACAACTACATCATCCAGCAGCATCTAAAACACGCTACATCCGCCATCCAGCAGCATCTACTACAACCATACCATCCAACACCATCTACTACAACTACGTCACCTGA